The Microbacterium phyllosphaerae region GCGAGGATCCACGGCCAGTGCGTCAATGCCGCGCGAAGCGCTCCCCCGCGGATCGCGAACGGCAGCAGGAGCACGGCCGCGATGAGCGTGCGCCCGGCGACGATGGCCGGTGGCGAGAGCGACTCGACCGCGATGCTGATGAACAGGTACGGCACGCCCCACAGCAGGGCCATCGCTCCGAAGAGCAGCCACCCACGGCGTGAGAAGCCGCCCTGGGTGTTCACCGCACGCGCCGGGGGTTCACAGCACGCGCCGCCCCTCGAAGGCACGACCGAGGGTGACCTCGTCGGCGTACTCGAGGTCGCCGCCGACCGGGAGGCCGGAGGCGAGGCGCGACACGGTGATCTGCATGGTGGTGAGGAGGCGGCTGAGATAGCTCGCGGTCGCCTCGCCTTCGAGGTTCGGATTCGTGGCGAGGATGACCTCCTGCACCGTTCCGTCTGCGAGCCTCGTCATGAGCTGCGCGATGCGCAGATCATCGGGACCGATGCCGGCGATGGGACTGATCGCCCCGCCGAGCACGTGATAGAGACCGCGGAACTCGCGGGTGCGCTCGATGGCCGCCACGTCTTTCGCATCTTCGACGACGCAGATCAGCTCGGGATTGCGGCGCGGATCGCGACAGATCGCGCAGCGCTCCTGCTCTGCCACGTTGCCGCAGATCTCACAGAAGCGCACCCGGACGCGGATCTCGACGAGCAGCTCGGAGAGACGCGCGACGTCGAACGTCGGCGTCTGCAGGATGTGGAACGCGATGCGCTGCGCGGACTTGGGTCCGATTCCCGGCAGCCGACCGAACTCGTCGATCAGCTCCTGGACGATTCCGTCATACATCAGGAGAACCTCGTCGGGGGCTCGTAGGGCTCTTCGCGCACGAATGTCGCGCCGAGCACCTGGCGGATCACGGCCTCACCGTAACGCTGGACTCCCCCGGCGGGGGTGCGCTCGGTGATCACCGGGGCTGCGGCGGCTGAGGCCACCTTGCGCGCCGGCGCGGCCTGCGTCGTCGGCACCGGCTCGTAGGCCGGGTCGTAGGGCGGCTCGTCGTCGAAGTACGGCGGTTCGTCATCGAGCGGAGGCGGCGGCTCGTCGCCGTACGCCGGCCGGTCTGCGGCGGGGGCCGTCGGAGCATTCGGAGCTGCCGATGCCGGGGCTGCCGATCCCGGGGCTGCCGGTGCTGCCGGTGCTGCCGCGGCCGCCGGAGCCGCCGTGGCGGGAGGCGACGGCGGTGACTGCGGAGTGGCGGCCGGCGCCGCGACAGGAACGGGTGCGGGGTCGGCGGATGCCGGGATGGCGGCGACAGCCCACTCGGTCACCGGCCCTGCAGAAGCACTTCGTGTCTGAGGACGCGGTGAGCCCGCTGACGCAGGCTCCGATGCGGTGGCGTCGCCTGCCGGCGCGCCGGATGAGGGGGTCGCAGGCTGACGTGGCGCCCCGCCCGCAGGCATCGGGGCGGGCCGATACTTGACCTTGACGCCGACCTCGTGCTCGATCGCCATGCGAAGGTGATCGGACGGCCCTGCACCCGGAACCGTGCCCTTGAACTTCGCGACGTCGTGCTGACTCGTGAATCCGAGGGTGAGCACCTCGGAATCGGTGTCGAAGGCGAGCGGCTGAACCGCGGTCGCGAGCAGCCACGAGGTACGGCTGAGGCCCTCGAGCCGCTTGAGCACCCCTGGCCAGGCTGCGGTGATGCCGTCGAATGTGACGGGACCGGCCGATGCTGCGGGTGCAGATTCGGGCTCGACCGACGTGGATGCCGAGGCGGATGCAGACGCCGCGCCGGCTTCGCCCTTGCCCGCCGACTCCTCGCCCGCCCCGGCGTTCTCCGCGGGGGCTTCAGACGAGTCGGAGATCGTCTCGGCCTGGGCCGTCGACGCAGCGGCGATCGCGGCGCCGGGTGCGGTCTGAGCCGCCTGCGCGGCCTGATCCGCCTGAGCGGCCTGATCCGCCTGAGCGGGAGCGGCCGTGGCGGGCGTCGCCGCCGTCGGTTCCGCAGCGCGAGCACGCGGCTCGGATGTCGTCGGGGTCGCTGTCGCCTGAGTGCGCGCGGATGCACCCGCTGCTCCGACCTGTGCGGGCGCGGCGACCGTGCCGGACTCGGCTCCCGCCGCGAGCACGCGCGCGACCATGAGCTCGAGGTGGAGTCGCGGCGAGGTCGCTCCCGACATGTCGTCGAGTGCCGCGCTGACGACGTCGGCGGTACGAGACAGACGCGCGGATCCGAACGCATCCGCCTGCGTGCGCATGCGGGCGAGCTCGTCTTGGGCGGTGCCTCGGAGCACCGACGAGGCGCCCTCCCCCACGGCCGCGATCACGATGAGGTCGCGCAGTCGCTCGAGCAGATCGTCGACGAAGCGGCGAGGATCCTGTCCCGTCTGCACGACGCGGTCGATCGCGGGGAACGCCGCGGCCGCGTCGGCGACGGCCAGAGCGTCGACGATCTCGTCGAGCAGCGCCGCATGCGTGTAGCCGAGCAGCGCCACGGCACGCTCGTACGCGACCGTCACGGTGTCGGAGCCGGCGGGCGAATCGGAGCCGGCGATCAGCTGGTCGAGCAGCGAGAGAGTGTCTCGCGGAGACCCTCCTCCGGCGCGCACCACGAGGGGAAGCACACCTCGTTCGGCGATCACGCCCTCTTCGGTGCACAGCTTCTCGACGTACTCGAGCATCGCGGCCGGCGGCACCAGACGGAACGGGTAGTGGTGGGTGCGCGAGCGGATCGTGCCGAGAACCTTCTCGGGCTCGGTCGTCGCGAAGATGAACTTGACGTGCTCCGGCGGCTCTTCGACGAGCTTGAGCAGCGCGTTGAACCCCTGCGGCGTCACCATGTGCGCCTCGTCGAGGATGAAGATCTTGTAGCGGTCGCGGCTGGGTGCGAAGGTCGCGCGCTCGCGCAGATCGCGGGCGTCGTCGACGCCGTTGTGGCTGGCGGCGTCGATCTCGACGACGTCGAGCGAGCCGCCTCCCGCGCGCGACAGCTCGACGCAGCTGGGGCAGGTGCCGCAGGGGACGTCGGTGGGACCTTCGGCGCAGTTGAGGCACCGGGCGAGGATGCGGGCCGAGGTCGTCTTGCCGCAGCCGCGCGGCCCGGAGAAGAGGTAGGCGTGGCCGACGCGGTCGCCGCGCAGCGCGGTCATCAGCGGTTCGGTCACCTGGGACTGCCCGATCATCTCGCCGAACGACTCGGGGCGGTAGCGGCGGTAGAGGGCTGTGGTCACCACAACAGCCTACGGCGTGCCACGGACGTTCCGGCAGGCGCGACCGGTCGATCGACCAAGCTCCGTGGGCAGGGGGGCCGGGATTCCGGTCGCGGCGCCGGGAATCATGTCGAGACGGCCTCGAAGACCCCGCCGACGACCTCGACGATCCCGCCCGTCGCGTCGACCAGATCCCCGACCGCTCCGACGAGGTGCACGACTCCGCCGACCAGCTCGATCGCATCGAACAGGGTGACCGCGATCTCGAGCGCGTCCCCCGCTCCCTCTGCGACCCGCAGCTCCTGCGACTCCGTGCGGAGCGCTGCGGTCCACGAGCGTTCCAGACCGAAGAGCACGGCATACGGAAGCAGACGCTCGTTCACCAGGAACCGCTGCAGTCGCTCCGACGCCGCCTCCGGCGAGACATCCGACCGCAGCTCCGCGCCCGCCGTCGACTGCAGGAACCGCAGCGGCTCGGCCTCGGCCAGCGCGACGTACTCCC contains the following coding sequences:
- the recR gene encoding recombination mediator RecR, which encodes MYDGIVQELIDEFGRLPGIGPKSAQRIAFHILQTPTFDVARLSELLVEIRVRVRFCEICGNVAEQERCAICRDPRRNPELICVVEDAKDVAAIERTREFRGLYHVLGGAISPIAGIGPDDLRIAQLMTRLADGTVQEVILATNPNLEGEATASYLSRLLTTMQITVSRLASGLPVGGDLEYADEVTLGRAFEGRRVL
- a CDS encoding DNA polymerase III subunit gamma and tau, with translation MTTALYRRYRPESFGEMIGQSQVTEPLMTALRGDRVGHAYLFSGPRGCGKTTSARILARCLNCAEGPTDVPCGTCPSCVELSRAGGGSLDVVEIDAASHNGVDDARDLRERATFAPSRDRYKIFILDEAHMVTPQGFNALLKLVEEPPEHVKFIFATTEPEKVLGTIRSRTHHYPFRLVPPAAMLEYVEKLCTEEGVIAERGVLPLVVRAGGGSPRDTLSLLDQLIAGSDSPAGSDTVTVAYERAVALLGYTHAALLDEIVDALAVADAAAAFPAIDRVVQTGQDPRRFVDDLLERLRDLIVIAAVGEGASSVLRGTAQDELARMRTQADAFGSARLSRTADVVSAALDDMSGATSPRLHLELMVARVLAAGAESGTVAAPAQVGAAGASARTQATATPTTSEPRARAAEPTAATPATAAPAQADQAAQADQAAQAAQTAPGAAIAAASTAQAETISDSSEAPAENAGAGEESAGKGEAGAASASASASTSVEPESAPAASAGPVTFDGITAAWPGVLKRLEGLSRTSWLLATAVQPLAFDTDSEVLTLGFTSQHDVAKFKGTVPGAGPSDHLRMAIEHEVGVKVKYRPAPMPAGGAPRQPATPSSGAPAGDATASEPASAGSPRPQTRSASAGPVTEWAVAAIPASADPAPVPVAAPAATPQSPPSPPATAAPAAAAAPAAPAAPGSAAPASAAPNAPTAPAADRPAYGDEPPPPLDDEPPYFDDEPPYDPAYEPVPTTQAAPARKVASAAAAPVITERTPAGGVQRYGEAVIRQVLGATFVREEPYEPPTRFS